A genomic window from Algoriphagus sp. Y33 includes:
- a CDS encoding ArsR family transcriptional regulator: MNSQTQSHLRGLADEFGESTNAIRKELNNLTQAGILVKETDKNKIAYKANVLHPFFSNIQEIIRKYLGLDKLLEQILERMGEVGQVILVGDLSRGIDSGKIDVVVTGDNLNENYILNLSAKIEELIDRKVVLTLLAERMSSTGLVLFDREVGA; this comes from the coding sequence GTGAACTCCCAAACGCAGAGCCATTTGCGAGGATTGGCCGATGAGTTTGGGGAATCTACCAATGCGATACGCAAAGAGTTGAATAATTTGACTCAGGCTGGGATTTTGGTAAAGGAAACTGATAAGAATAAAATTGCTTACAAGGCCAATGTGCTGCACCCATTTTTTTCTAATATTCAAGAAATCATCCGTAAGTATCTGGGGCTGGATAAATTACTCGAACAGATATTAGAGCGAATGGGAGAAGTAGGCCAAGTAATTCTGGTAGGTGATCTTTCCAGAGGTATCGATTCGGGTAAAATTGACGTAGTGGTTACGGGCGATAATTTGAATGAGAATTATATCCTAAATCTTTCTGCTAAGATAGAGGAGTTGATAGATAGAAAAGTGGTATTGACATTGCTGGCTGAGAGGATGAGTTCCACGGGTCTGGTTTTGTTTGATAGAGAAGTAGGAGCTTAG
- a CDS encoding SLBB domain-containing protein yields the protein MKTKIIELKKYTWLIDLRNCLALAIFLLVAFAAQSQSLSDIQNLKVDDLSDAQIEQLIKRAESSGIAVGQIESLARERGMPAVEAAKLRNRINSLQARTSTNNNKNSQNFGNGRQVNGFQQEDMFDSIRRSDPYYDLTLKQKKIFGYKLFHNKALDFSPSLNVPTPQNYVIGSGDQLLLDVYGASQQSYDLSVSPEGRVLIPNVGPVQVAGASIEAATARIITALSRIYSGLSGSNPNTFVQLRLGNIRSIKVSMVGELTMPGTYTLPSFATVFNALYAAGGPNEDGAFRKIQIYRDSRLVATVDIYEFLSKGIQDANITLQDNDVIIVQPVQTRVEVIGPVRREGLFEVKQGEGLDELFTYTGGFKSLAYRDRVTVRRIENNQRKVIDVASSDFAAFSPKDGDEILIGEALDRFSNRVQVSGSVNRPGEYSLGDEPLTVKVLIEKADGLRPEAFSNRATLYRTSEDLTLAAESLDLKGILNGTAEDIVLKNEDLLFIPSRYDIQEEYYVKISGEISMPGTYPFASNMTVGDLILRSGGLLESASNSSIEIARRVRDMASGKIAEISTLTIDADLQLTEAEKNQPLQPFDHVFIRISPGFEKEQVVSVKGEVMYPGDFAISSANERISDVIRRAGGLSQFAYPKGASLVRRTVYFEDLTEEEKRLELLKELKNNLDSSTNRNNNEAERILFERIDTKISRSELELLKKKEAEERKKMSNSFSAMDSLRLDSALNAVRMKKQDLVGIDLVKIMQNPGSDDDLLLLEGDVIQIPKELQTVRMVGEVLLPTTTRFDKRSNLKNYISKAGGFTEEARKSKTYVVYANGDVRSTQNFIGINIYPALEPGAEIVVPTKPKRDRLSAAGWIGLASSLATLGILIDRLLP from the coding sequence TTGAAAACGAAAATTATTGAATTGAAAAAATATACTTGGTTGATTGATCTTAGAAATTGCCTTGCGCTGGCAATCTTTTTATTGGTGGCCTTTGCAGCGCAGAGTCAGAGCTTATCAGATATTCAGAATCTCAAGGTAGACGATTTGTCCGATGCCCAGATCGAGCAATTGATCAAACGGGCGGAGTCAAGCGGGATTGCTGTTGGCCAAATAGAATCACTAGCCAGAGAGCGGGGAATGCCTGCCGTAGAGGCGGCAAAACTCAGAAATCGAATTAATTCTTTGCAAGCGAGAACTTCTACGAATAATAACAAAAACTCGCAGAATTTCGGGAATGGGAGGCAAGTGAATGGCTTCCAGCAGGAAGATATGTTTGACTCTATAAGGAGATCGGATCCCTATTATGACCTAACTTTAAAGCAAAAGAAGATTTTTGGATATAAGCTTTTTCATAATAAGGCATTGGATTTTAGTCCCAGTCTCAATGTTCCTACACCCCAGAACTATGTTATAGGATCAGGTGATCAATTGCTGTTGGATGTCTATGGCGCATCCCAGCAATCTTATGATTTAAGCGTCTCGCCTGAAGGGAGGGTGTTAATTCCCAACGTAGGGCCTGTCCAGGTGGCCGGTGCCAGTATAGAAGCAGCAACTGCGAGGATTATCACAGCCCTATCTAGAATATATTCAGGCTTGTCGGGAAGCAACCCAAACACATTTGTCCAACTGAGGCTGGGAAATATCAGGTCAATTAAAGTTTCGATGGTTGGTGAACTTACCATGCCTGGCACCTACACTTTGCCCTCATTTGCAACAGTTTTCAATGCGCTTTATGCTGCTGGTGGACCAAATGAAGATGGAGCCTTCAGAAAAATCCAGATTTATAGAGATAGTCGATTGGTGGCTACGGTAGATATTTATGAGTTTCTGTCTAAGGGAATTCAAGATGCCAACATTACGCTTCAGGATAATGATGTGATCATAGTACAGCCTGTACAAACCAGAGTAGAAGTAATAGGCCCTGTGCGAAGAGAAGGGCTTTTCGAAGTAAAGCAGGGGGAAGGATTGGATGAATTGTTTACTTACACAGGTGGTTTTAAAAGTTTAGCCTATAGAGATAGGGTGACTGTCAGGAGAATTGAGAATAATCAACGAAAAGTGATTGATGTAGCATCTAGCGATTTTGCAGCATTTTCCCCGAAAGATGGTGATGAAATCTTAATTGGTGAGGCGCTAGACAGGTTTTCTAATCGGGTACAAGTGAGTGGTTCGGTCAATCGTCCGGGAGAATATTCATTGGGAGATGAGCCGCTGACCGTAAAAGTACTTATAGAGAAGGCAGATGGATTGCGTCCTGAGGCTTTTTCCAACAGAGCGACGCTTTATAGGACTAGTGAAGACCTCACTTTGGCAGCAGAATCTCTGGATTTGAAAGGAATATTAAATGGCACGGCAGAGGATATAGTATTGAAAAATGAGGACTTGCTTTTTATTCCTAGTAGATATGATATTCAAGAAGAGTATTATGTGAAAATATCTGGTGAAATCAGCATGCCGGGCACCTATCCTTTTGCTTCAAATATGACAGTGGGAGATTTGATTTTGAGATCGGGTGGACTCTTGGAATCTGCTTCTAATTCCTCCATTGAAATTGCAAGACGGGTTCGGGACATGGCATCAGGTAAAATTGCTGAGATTTCTACTTTGACAATCGATGCTGATTTGCAATTGACAGAGGCAGAAAAAAACCAGCCTCTCCAACCCTTTGATCATGTATTTATAAGAATCAGTCCCGGGTTTGAAAAAGAGCAAGTGGTCAGCGTCAAAGGTGAAGTTATGTATCCGGGGGATTTTGCAATAAGCAGTGCGAATGAGCGTATTTCTGATGTGATTAGGCGTGCAGGTGGGTTGTCTCAATTTGCCTATCCCAAAGGAGCCAGCTTGGTTAGAAGAACGGTTTATTTTGAGGATTTGACGGAAGAAGAAAAACGCTTGGAGCTGTTAAAAGAATTGAAAAATAATCTTGATTCTTCCACCAATAGAAATAACAATGAGGCTGAAAGAATTCTATTTGAAAGAATTGACACAAAAATTTCGAGGAGTGAGTTAGAGCTTTTGAAGAAAAAAGAAGCTGAGGAGAGGAAAAAAATGTCTAACAGTTTTTCTGCCATGGATTCTTTGAGATTGGATTCGGCCTTGAATGCAGTGCGGATGAAAAAGCAAGATTTGGTGGGGATAGACTTGGTTAAAATCATGCAAAATCCAGGTTCAGATGATGACCTTCTTTTGTTGGAAGGGGATGTGATTCAGATTCCAAAGGAACTGCAAACGGTAAGGATGGTGGGAGAGGTACTGTTACCTACAACTACTAGGTTTGATAAAAGGAGCAATTTGAAAAATTACATCTCCAAAGCCGGTGGATTCACCGAGGAGGCAAGAAAGTCTAAAACCTATGTGGTCTATGCCAATGGTGATGTAAGAAGTACGCAAAATTTTATAGGGATTAATATTTACCCCGCATTAGAGCCAGGTGCAGAAATTGTGGTTCCTACTAAACCAAAACGTGATAGATTAAGTGCTGCCGGTTGGATAGGATTGGCCTCAAGTTTGGCCACCTTGGGTATTTTGATTGATAGACTACTGCCCTAA
- a CDS encoding DapH/DapD/GlmU-related protein, giving the protein MIIAGAGGHGKEVLYSLHNSGYDVETICFFDENKECTAVSFNAYKIPVFSSLSELMDQLAKDPGFCLGVGAPISRRNLYNFMTKIGGQYHPLNFSGVENQSQGDLMPLTFLGPNVLMGKGALLNSGGQIHHDCSVGEFSEIGPQAMLLGGAKVGRFCRIGAGAVVLPGVKLGDEVVVGAGAVVTKNHLQSTVIKGVPAK; this is encoded by the coding sequence ATGATAATTGCAGGTGCTGGGGGACATGGGAAAGAAGTATTGTATTCTTTGCATAATTCAGGATATGATGTAGAAACTATCTGCTTTTTCGATGAGAATAAAGAATGCACAGCTGTTAGTTTTAATGCCTATAAAATACCGGTGTTTTCATCCCTATCTGAATTGATGGATCAGCTTGCTAAAGACCCTGGTTTTTGTCTGGGGGTAGGAGCCCCCATTTCTAGAAGAAATCTTTATAATTTCATGACTAAGATAGGAGGTCAATATCATCCTTTGAATTTTTCGGGCGTCGAAAATCAAAGTCAAGGAGATTTAATGCCTTTGACGTTTCTTGGTCCAAATGTATTGATGGGCAAAGGTGCTTTATTAAATAGTGGGGGGCAGATTCATCATGATTGCTCGGTAGGAGAATTCTCTGAAATTGGTCCTCAAGCAATGCTTCTTGGCGGAGCCAAAGTAGGAAGGTTTTGCAGAATAGGAGCAGGAGCAGTGGTCTTGCCTGGAGTGAAATTAGGGGATGAGGTTGTAGTGGGAGCCGGTGCTGTTGTTACTAAAAACCATCTTCAATCTACAGTAATTAAAGGCGTTCCTGCAAAGTAA
- a CDS encoding ABC transporter ATP-binding protein: protein MFKRYFSNFSYFYSHLRYRVFISLGLSLAVGVLDGFGLAMFIPLLQMIDNSSSPSSENIGGMKFLVDGLEQVGLGLTLQTVLFSIMFFFILKGLFKFCQGYYNVITQQLFIKKLRTDYVKKLGNFRFESFVNIDSGMVQNTLGGEVGRVSTAFKTYFSTIQAGIMVFVYLALAMITNFQFALLVAVGGGLSNLLYNRIYKRTKETSKKITKGGHAYQGLIIQKVAFFKYLKATGLMDKFFEKIKSSIDYIENSNKKIGFYNSLVVAAREPMVITVVVLTILIQVKVFSESIGAIILSLLFFYRSLNSLVELQNQWNNFLNVTGSLHNMIEFGRILNNSQDTDGDEKFSTLNDSIEFQQVSFSYGDKAVLKDIDLKIKSKTTIALIGESGSGKTTLVNLIAGLFKPEKGSILLDNTELNKLQKQSYQSRIGYITQDPVIFSDSIFNNITQWAPKTEENIQKFWDVLKKASIDNFVLELPNREDSLLGNNGIQVSGGQKQRLSIARELYKNIEILIMDEATSSLDSETERIIQDNIDSLKGQYTIVIVAHRLSTIKAADQIFLLDKGEIVASGDFKTLVEKSDQVRKIVELQEV from the coding sequence ATGTTTAAGAGATATTTTAGCAATTTTAGCTATTTCTATTCCCATCTTAGATATCGGGTCTTCATATCCTTGGGATTAAGCCTGGCAGTGGGTGTTTTAGATGGGTTTGGCTTGGCGATGTTTATCCCGCTACTCCAGATGATAGACAATAGCAGCAGTCCAAGCTCAGAAAATATCGGAGGGATGAAATTTCTTGTTGATGGATTAGAGCAGGTAGGTTTGGGGCTGACGCTTCAGACGGTGCTATTTTCCATCATGTTTTTTTTCATTCTGAAAGGGTTGTTTAAATTCTGCCAAGGCTATTATAATGTCATCACGCAGCAATTGTTTATCAAAAAACTGCGAACCGATTATGTCAAAAAATTAGGAAATTTCCGATTTGAGTCTTTCGTCAACATAGATTCCGGAATGGTTCAAAATACCCTTGGAGGAGAGGTAGGGCGTGTTTCTACTGCTTTCAAAACTTACTTCAGTACCATTCAGGCGGGAATTATGGTGTTTGTTTATTTGGCATTGGCCATGATTACAAATTTCCAGTTTGCATTGTTGGTTGCTGTAGGGGGCGGGTTATCCAACCTTCTCTACAATAGGATTTATAAACGAACTAAAGAAACATCCAAGAAAATAACTAAGGGAGGTCACGCGTATCAAGGGCTTATCATTCAAAAAGTGGCTTTTTTTAAGTATTTAAAAGCTACGGGTTTAATGGATAAATTTTTTGAAAAAATCAAAAGCTCAATTGATTATATAGAGAATAGTAATAAGAAAATTGGTTTTTACAATTCCCTTGTTGTTGCTGCCAGAGAACCAATGGTAATAACCGTAGTTGTTTTGACAATCTTGATTCAGGTAAAGGTGTTTTCAGAAAGTATCGGTGCAATTATCCTTAGTTTACTGTTTTTCTATCGCTCTTTAAACTCACTGGTAGAATTACAAAATCAGTGGAACAATTTTTTGAATGTAACCGGTTCTCTTCATAATATGATAGAATTTGGTAGGATCTTAAATAATTCTCAGGACACCGACGGTGATGAGAAATTCAGTACGTTAAATGACTCAATAGAATTTCAGCAGGTAAGCTTTTCTTACGGCGACAAGGCTGTTTTGAAAGATATAGACTTGAAGATAAAATCCAAGACTACTATTGCTTTAATAGGAGAGAGTGGAAGTGGGAAGACAACACTGGTAAATCTTATAGCAGGATTGTTTAAACCTGAAAAGGGTTCTATTCTTTTAGATAATACTGAGCTTAACAAGTTACAAAAACAAAGCTACCAAAGTCGCATTGGGTATATTACACAAGATCCTGTGATCTTCTCTGATTCTATATTCAATAATATTACCCAGTGGGCACCTAAGACAGAAGAGAATATTCAAAAATTCTGGGACGTACTAAAAAAAGCATCAATTGATAATTTTGTTTTAGAATTGCCAAATCGGGAGGATTCTTTATTGGGAAACAATGGTATTCAGGTGAGTGGAGGCCAAAAGCAACGTCTTTCAATTGCTAGAGAACTTTATAAAAATATTGAAATTTTGATCATGGATGAGGCCACCTCATCACTTGACTCTGAGACAGAGCGAATCATTCAGGATAATATAGATTCTTTGAAAGGCCAATACACTATAGTTATAGTGGCTCATAGGCTTTCGACTATTAAAGCTGCTGATCAGATTTTTCTTTTAGACAAAGGTGAAATTGTAGCGAGTGGTGATTTCAAGACCTTAGTTGAAAAATCAGACCAAGTTCGCAAGATTGTAGAGTTACAAGAAGTTTAA
- the pseB gene encoding UDP-N-acetylglucosamine 4,6-dehydratase (inverting) produces MFTDKSILITGGTGSLGTALTKHILGKYPKTKRLVIFSRDEQKQYQMALDFPSDQFPMIRFFIGDVRDKERLVRAMKGIDFVIHAAAMKHVPIAEYNPDECIKTNVYGAQNVIDACFMTGVQRVVALSTDKACAPINLYGATKLTSDKLFIAANNIKGENPIRFSVVRYGNVMGSNGSVIPFFLSRKESGILPITDPQMTRFNISLQGGVEMVIHALQHAWGGELFVPKIPSYRIMDVAEAIGPDCEKPIVGIRPGEKIHEEMITSSDSYFTYDLGKYYAILPASHKWKLDDFISEFTAIKVKEGFQYNSGENTEWETVDSMRKLIQEHVDSSFHIV; encoded by the coding sequence ATGTTTACTGACAAATCAATTTTAATTACCGGAGGAACCGGCTCCTTGGGAACCGCACTGACCAAGCATATTTTGGGAAAGTATCCAAAAACTAAGCGCTTGGTTATTTTCTCCAGAGATGAACAAAAGCAATATCAGATGGCTCTGGACTTCCCCTCAGATCAATTTCCAATGATAAGGTTTTTTATCGGTGATGTCAGGGACAAAGAAAGATTGGTCAGGGCCATGAAAGGGATAGATTTCGTCATTCATGCGGCAGCCATGAAGCATGTACCCATAGCTGAGTATAACCCCGATGAGTGCATCAAAACAAATGTGTATGGTGCTCAAAATGTGATTGACGCTTGTTTTATGACAGGAGTCCAGCGCGTAGTCGCATTGTCCACGGATAAGGCATGCGCTCCTATTAATCTGTATGGTGCTACCAAGTTGACTTCCGATAAGCTGTTTATTGCAGCAAATAATATTAAAGGAGAAAATCCAATAAGATTCTCTGTAGTCAGATATGGCAATGTAATGGGGTCAAACGGCTCTGTTATTCCTTTTTTTCTTTCCAGAAAAGAAAGTGGGATTTTGCCGATAACAGACCCTCAAATGACCCGATTCAATATATCCTTACAGGGAGGTGTAGAAATGGTGATTCATGCATTACAGCATGCTTGGGGTGGAGAATTGTTTGTTCCTAAAATACCATCCTATAGAATTATGGATGTAGCGGAAGCAATAGGTCCTGATTGTGAAAAACCAATTGTTGGAATCAGACCTGGAGAGAAAATACATGAAGAAATGATCACTTCCTCTGATTCATATTTCACCTACGATCTTGGAAAGTATTACGCAATTCTTCCGGCTAGCCATAAATGGAAGTTGGATGATTTTATCAGTGAATTCACTGCAATAAAAGTAAAGGAGGGTTTTCAATACAACTCAGGTGAAAATACCGAATGGGAAACTGTGGACAGTATGCGTAAACTTATTCAAGAACACGTAGACTCTTCCTTTCATATAGTATAA
- the pseC gene encoding UDP-4-amino-4,6-dideoxy-N-acetyl-beta-L-altrosamine transaminase yields the protein MMPIPYGRQCITDEDIEAVIQTLKSDYLTQGPKIKEFEDAFAHYVGADYAVAVSNGTAALHLNCIALGVKPGVKVITTPITFAASANCVRYCGGEVVFADIDPDTYLIDILKVRELLEKSPKGTYSGIIPVDFAGRAVDLEAFRKLADEYGLWIIEDACHAPGGFFVDSTKNQQSCGNGNYAELAIFSFHPVKHIAAGEGGMITTSSKELYEKLLMLRTHGIVKDNSKYQNTGTFATGVDKGIAQEEQTDYPAWYMEMQELGYNYRLTDIQAALGLSQLGRADDGIQLRREIAARYQQAFSDRNFVLSQSGVVEGHAYHLYILEVKDRLGLYNYLREKCIYAQIHYIPTHLMPYYRELGWKEGDMPFAEDYYRNCISLPMFPNFSNEEQEFVIKTILSYYSDER from the coding sequence ATGATGCCAATTCCCTATGGCCGCCAGTGCATCACGGACGAAGATATAGAAGCTGTAATTCAGACTCTTAAATCTGACTACCTCACCCAAGGGCCAAAAATCAAAGAATTTGAGGATGCTTTTGCTCATTATGTAGGTGCAGACTATGCCGTTGCGGTAAGCAACGGTACAGCAGCCCTTCATCTCAATTGCATTGCACTGGGAGTCAAACCCGGGGTAAAAGTTATTACCACGCCGATTACTTTTGCGGCATCGGCTAACTGTGTTCGTTACTGCGGGGGAGAAGTTGTTTTTGCGGATATAGATCCCGATACATATCTGATAGATATATTAAAAGTCCGGGAGTTGTTAGAAAAAAGCCCTAAAGGAACTTACAGTGGAATTATTCCTGTGGATTTTGCAGGAAGGGCGGTAGATCTTGAAGCTTTCCGTAAACTTGCGGATGAATATGGTCTATGGATTATAGAAGATGCATGTCACGCACCCGGAGGTTTTTTTGTGGATAGTACTAAAAATCAACAGTCCTGCGGGAATGGAAACTATGCTGAATTAGCAATCTTTTCTTTTCATCCTGTTAAGCACATTGCCGCTGGTGAGGGTGGAATGATCACCACCAGTTCCAAAGAATTGTATGAAAAATTGCTGATGCTTAGAACTCACGGAATTGTCAAGGATAATTCGAAATATCAGAATACAGGCACATTTGCTACAGGGGTGGATAAAGGTATTGCGCAGGAAGAACAGACGGATTATCCTGCCTGGTATATGGAAATGCAGGAACTTGGGTATAACTATCGCCTTACAGATATCCAAGCTGCTTTGGGATTAAGCCAGCTGGGTAGAGCAGATGATGGGATACAGCTACGCAGGGAGATTGCTGCAAGGTATCAACAGGCATTTTCGGATAGGAATTTTGTCCTTAGTCAATCAGGAGTAGTCGAAGGACATGCTTACCATCTATATATTTTGGAAGTAAAAGATCGTTTAGGCTTGTATAACTATTTGAGAGAAAAGTGCATCTATGCCCAGATTCACTATATTCCGACACATTTGATGCCATATTACAGAGAGCTGGGGTGGAAAGAAGGGGATATGCCTTTTGCCGAGGACTATTACAGGAATTGTATCAGTCTGCCAATGTTTCCTAATTTCAGTAATGAGGAACAGGAATTTGTGATTAAGACAATACTGTCCTATTATTCTGATGAGAGATAA
- the pseF gene encoding pseudaminic acid cytidylyltransferase: MSKPTPEKKLCIIPARGGSKRIPRKNIKDFLGKPIIAYSIEAALNSGLFDEVMVSTDDKEIADIAKKYGATVPFFRSRETSDDYATTVDVLLEVLAEYKKTGVYFYAACCIYPTAPLIQQQTLGKGLEKLLNERLNVVFPVVSFGYPIWRGLQWESDKLVMVWPENINKRSQDLEEIYHDAGQWYWFITETLQTNKKLMGENSSGITIDRLQVQDIDTLTDWKLAELKYELLHSLK; the protein is encoded by the coding sequence GTGTCTAAACCAACTCCGGAGAAAAAGCTTTGCATAATACCTGCGAGGGGAGGAAGCAAACGCATTCCACGAAAGAATATTAAGGATTTTTTGGGGAAACCAATTATTGCATACTCTATTGAAGCTGCACTCAACTCAGGGCTTTTCGATGAGGTGATGGTATCTACCGATGATAAAGAGATTGCAGATATAGCCAAAAAGTATGGTGCTACAGTGCCGTTTTTCAGATCCCGGGAGACTTCAGATGATTATGCGACTACCGTTGATGTCCTTCTTGAGGTATTGGCGGAATATAAAAAAACAGGAGTCTATTTTTATGCTGCCTGTTGTATCTATCCTACAGCTCCTCTTATTCAGCAGCAGACCCTGGGCAAAGGGCTAGAAAAGCTTCTCAACGAGCGTTTAAATGTCGTATTTCCAGTTGTTTCCTTTGGTTATCCAATTTGGAGAGGGTTGCAATGGGAATCGGATAAGTTGGTAATGGTATGGCCGGAAAACATCAATAAAAGATCGCAGGATTTGGAGGAAATTTACCATGATGCCGGCCAGTGGTATTGGTTTATAACCGAAACTCTGCAAACAAATAAGAAGTTGATGGGTGAGAACTCAAGCGGGATAACGATAGATAGACTGCAGGTTCAGGATATTGATACCCTCACAGATTGGAAGCTGGCTGAATTAAAATATGAACTCCTACACAGTCTTAAATAA
- a CDS encoding GNAT family N-acetyltransferase codes for MNSYTVLNKQKFSLGKYSLVPIRNEDKFSIMKWRNDQIYHLRQAKPLTVDDQETYFNEVVARLFKQQNPDQILFSFLEEEKCIGYGGLVHINWTDKNAEISFVMDTALEDHFFKKFWQIYLRLIEQIAFTNLCLHKIFTFAFDLRPYLYEVIEEVGYRKEARLKEHCVFHGKFIDVIIHSKLSVDNFFLSVATERDAKLLFQWANDHAVRQSALNNDPIEWESHLKWLKSKLNSPFTRIFILYQGKLPLGQIRFDYNIDTWEIDYSVDQQFRGKGLGKKMVELAISEFESPCLVKAKVKKQNVASLKVFQKLGFEQIHVDSPFVTFQKNIL; via the coding sequence ATGAACTCCTACACAGTCTTAAATAAGCAAAAATTCTCTCTTGGTAAATATTCTTTAGTTCCGATAAGGAATGAGGATAAGTTTTCCATTATGAAATGGAGGAATGATCAAATTTATCATTTACGTCAAGCCAAACCTTTGACTGTTGATGACCAAGAAACTTATTTTAACGAGGTAGTTGCAAGACTTTTTAAACAACAAAACCCGGATCAAATTCTTTTTTCATTTTTAGAAGAAGAAAAGTGTATTGGATATGGGGGACTTGTTCATATTAATTGGACTGATAAAAATGCTGAAATTTCATTTGTAATGGATACTGCTTTGGAAGATCATTTTTTTAAAAAATTCTGGCAAATATATCTCCGACTAATAGAACAGATAGCTTTCACAAATCTTTGTCTTCATAAAATTTTCACATTTGCATTTGACCTTAGGCCTTATTTATATGAAGTTATTGAAGAAGTTGGTTATAGAAAAGAAGCAAGGTTAAAGGAACATTGTGTTTTCCATGGTAAATTTATTGATGTGATTATTCATTCCAAATTATCAGTTGATAATTTCTTTTTGAGTGTAGCGACTGAACGTGACGCAAAACTTCTGTTCCAATGGGCCAACGATCATGCTGTTAGACAGAGTGCTTTAAATAATGATCCCATCGAATGGGAATCCCATTTAAAATGGCTGAAATCCAAGTTGAATTCTCCTTTCACTAGAATTTTTATCCTTTACCAAGGCAAGCTTCCTTTGGGACAGATTAGGTTTGATTACAATATCGATACTTGGGAAATTGATTATTCGGTTGATCAGCAATTCAGAGGCAAGGGCTTGGGAAAGAAAATGGTTGAACTTGCAATATCAGAATTTGAAAGTCCATGTTTGGTGAAAGCTAAAGTAAAAAAGCAAAATGTGGCCTCATTAAAGGTCTTTCAGAAACTGGGGTTTGAGCAAATTCATGTCGATTCACCTTTTGTCACTTTTCAAAAGAATATATTATAA
- a CDS encoding methionyl-tRNA formyltransferase, translating into MNKLVLLSEKKMHEEIFLNLKVLFPYYDWILINSKADFNLLLLQELDPEKIFIPHWSYIIPEEIYSRFECIVFHMTDLPMGRGGSPLQNLIVRGFKETKISALRVEKGIDAGSIYIKSPLMLYGTAEEIFLNAASIIQEMIAKIIIDNPKPTPQVGDVTNFRRRRPEDSDIKKLKSIEQIYDYIRMLDAENYPKAYVDIGDFRLEFSRVKKESHQTLLADVRIIKK; encoded by the coding sequence ATGAATAAATTAGTGCTCTTGTCAGAGAAAAAAATGCATGAGGAGATTTTTTTAAATCTAAAAGTTTTATTTCCTTATTACGATTGGATACTAATTAATTCCAAAGCTGATTTTAATCTTTTATTACTTCAAGAGCTTGATCCTGAGAAGATATTTATCCCTCATTGGTCTTATATAATCCCTGAAGAAATTTATTCCAGATTTGAATGCATAGTTTTTCACATGACAGATTTGCCTATGGGAAGAGGAGGTAGTCCTCTTCAAAATCTGATTGTCAGAGGTTTTAAGGAGACAAAAATATCTGCACTAAGAGTAGAAAAGGGGATTGATGCAGGTTCGATATATATCAAATCCCCTCTTATGCTGTATGGAACCGCAGAAGAGATTTTTTTAAATGCTGCCAGTATTATACAGGAAATGATAGCTAAGATTATTATTGATAACCCTAAACCTACCCCTCAAGTAGGAGATGTAACAAATTTCCGACGAAGGAGACCAGAAGATAGCGATATTAAAAAATTGAAAAGTATAGAACAAATTTACGACTATATCCGAATGTTAGATGCAGAGAATTATCCTAAAGCATATGTAGATATAGGAGACTTTAGGTTAGAATTTTCAAGGGTTAAAAAGGAATCTCATCAGACACTTTTAGCAGATGTTAGAATCATTAAGAAATAA